TTTCCCTTCTGCAGGCGGTCAATAAGTTGCTGCCGCGTCCGTCGTCCCGTCAATCAGCTCGGGCATCGAAGGGCCatcggaggaggaggcgtgaaCGTGATGAGAAGctcaggaaaacacacacacacacacacacacacacacacagattcatatCCCTGTCATGTTTATAGATGCGGTCGAGTTTCAGTCTGTTAAAAGTGACGACGAGGACGTTAAAATGTCGTGTTTTTAATGCAACGCTATTGGAACATGATTTACGGTCTTCTGGCTGTAAAACGCCGCCTGTGACGTAACCAAATAttattctttgtaaaaaaataaagaagcctTGGCTCCGTTTCCCTTTGCCTGTTTATGGGATGCCTTCGAGAGCTCTTAGAGTTGTTTATCCGTGGAAGCTTTTGACTCAAATAAACTAAAGTTAagtgtctttttgtttatgACTCTATATATACGCTGTGCGTGTTCTCCACTTCTATCTCATTCAATGCAAATAGTAATGTGCTGTCGGTATTACATACGATGttcatcaaaataaatgcatgtttaaaaaggGGCTACATCTATTATTGAGGGATTGtctccacatggctctcaacatggcgatggctaacggtgctaacagtgctaacagtgctaacggtGCTCCGGTATCTTAACAGATCACATAGTTGAGATTGTAACTTTAATAATAGTGTTGTGGACAACGATGACTGCGATGTCGATTACGCTCATTTTGATTGGTCGTTGGTGATCTGGAAGAAGGCCTGAGGCCCAAAATGTcatctaaataaaaaaggaaaagaaaagagaaacgcACATGGCACTTCTTCCGAGTCCAGTCCCATTGATTATTCAATGTTATCTGGTCCTGAAAgctctttgtgtgtgagatgaaaTAGGATAAGGTTAATAAAATAagcctttattgatccccacgGGGCAGAAGAATGTGTTGCAGGAGCACCAGGGCAGAAAAACagtcaaaatacatcaaaggtaaaaaagacataaatcaataaaaatacataaaatacaaatagaaaGTAGAAAGGTGAATTCAGGAGAGTGCAGACCTCCACTAGACCTTCAAAGACCACGTTATGTTGTGATTTAAACGCTCAAAGTCTGAACAATCGTACAATGttgaccaaaaataaataaataaacctgcaGTGCATTAACAATCAGGAGGACAGACGATGAGGCCGACGTCGTCACATTAAAGATTAAACACGAGGATAAAAGTACCCGTGTACCGGGCAGTGTGTGTTCTGGTAGCTCAAATAGTCTGTCGCTCATTTCCCAGAATGAAGGTTCTTAATATGTGAAGTTAATCAGTTATCAGCGCGTCCGCCTCGTAGAGAACAACAGACGAGTGTCTGAGTCACAACCCGTCATCGTTGggagtaaaacaaaaagcaggGAAGTGATTGGAAAAATTCACTTTTTtgtgaataaaacaacaacaacttgtgtTAAGGATACACAATGCACCATACAgaatacaaaatacaacaatacaattaaaaaaatacaaaaatagtgCATGTAGGAGGGTTTTCCCCACTTTTCATGGATCATTTTGCATAAACTCCGTGACCATCACGCAGCGACTCTCGCCTGCCTGTTGACCTTCGGGTGTTGGGTGACGGCGGCGCTTAGTGTCCGCCGGTCTCATCGGCGTCAAAGACAGCGTGAGTCACCGCGACCGAGACGGCTGTTTGAAGCATGCGAGTCGTGGACAGACGAGGAGCTGCACACTCACTGGCCGCACGCACAAGACCGAGGGCATCCAGAGGAAGGACGGGGGTGGGTTGATGGGTGGGTTTCTTGGTGGGTGGGTTGATGGgtgggttggttgatgggtgggttggttgatgggttggttgatgggttggttgatgggttggttggttgatgggtGGGTTTCTTGGTGGGTGGGTTGATGGGTGGGTTTCTTGGTGGGTGGGTTGGTTGATTGATGGGtgggttgatgggttggtttatgggttggttggttgattggtggGTTTcttggttggttgattgatgGGTTCGTTGGTTGATGGgtgggttggttgatgggtgggttgatgggttggttggttgatgggttggttgatgggttggttggttgatgggtGGGTTGATGGGTGGGTTTCTTGGTGGGTGGGTTGATGGgtgggttggttgatgggttggttgatgggtgggttgatgggttggtttatgggttggttggttgattgatgGGTTGGTTAGTTGATGGGtgggttgatgggttggtttatgggttggttggttgattgatgggttggttggttgatgggtgggttggttgatgggtgggttgatgggttggttggttgatgggttggttgatgggtgtgtgggtgggttgATAGGTGGGTTTCTTGGTGGGTGGGTTGATGAGTgcgttgatgggttggttgatgggtgggttggttggttgatgggtgggtgggttgatGGTTGGGTGGGTTGATGGTTGGGTTCATGGGTGGGTTGATAGGTGGGTTTCTTGGTGGGTGGGTTGATGAGTGGGTTGATGGGTTGATGGGTGGGTTGGTTGGTGGGTTGGTtaatgggtgggtgggttgatGGTTGGGTTAATGGGTGGGTTCATGGGTGGGTTGCTTGGTGGATGGGTGGGTTAATGGGTGGGTTGCTTGGTGGATGGGTGGGTTAATGGGTGGGTTAATGGGTGGGTTGCTTGGTTGATGGGTGGGTTAATGGATGGGTTAATGGGTGGGTTAATGGGTGGGTTCATGGGTGGGTTGCTTGGTGGATGGGTGGGTTAATGGATGGGTTAATGGGTGGGTTAATGGGTGGGTTCATGGGTGGGTTGCTTGGTGGATGGGTGGGTTAATGGGTGGGTGGTCTCTGCAGAAACAAACCTTGAGGCCGGATCAACAACGAGGAGATGTAATAACACCGTAATACGTGTTGTGTTACACGTCGTCTCCAACAGACGAGCGTGACCTGTCCTGTCAAAGACCTACGGAGAACCAGGTGTTGCCGAGGAACATCTGCAACGCTGTGCCTGAGGGGCCGGACCTGAGCCTCTCACAATAATCACACATAAAGGGGAAGTGTCTGTGGcggactctgtgaagaggactTGATCCCTATGTAGACAggctaatgaaaacacaacgattcttagtttcaggttaTTAAACACTAATGAAAACTGCTAATAGATCCCCGAAATGATgcacgctggccctttaagaaaaaaaaataaatgacaaggTACAAGAAACACAAGATAATACAAAGACCGGTAAGATAAGACAAAGATTATGAATCCTATTGATTTCTGTGTGAAGTCAGACACGATGCCCCatgatgtgtgagtgtgtgtgtgtgtgtgtgtgtgtgtgtgtgtgtgtgtgggaaggggggggggggcaaaccaGGACAGCAGCAGTTTCTCTGAGGGTTTGTTTGTTGCAACCAAATAAAGAGGACATGCTGGAGAACAcagagggcagtgtgtgtgtgtgtgtgtgtacgtgtgtgtgtgcgtgcgtgtacgtgtgtgtgtgtgtgtgtgtgtgtgtgtgtgcccttcACAGGAGAGCAGTAAAGAGTAAAAAGGGAAAGACGGGGAACAGCTGGTCGATAGGACCCAGAAGAAGCTTCCAGAGTGTTTCACAAACCAGCGTCAGTGCTCTGAAGGCGACTGCGTGACCGAGAGGACGAAGCAGAGCGGTGCGGTCGCTTCTCTTTGCTTTGAGAActccaaacagctgtttgatggTTTTAAAGGAAGGCCTGGGAAAGGACCAGTGCACTAGTCAACCCAGCTGGAAACAAAAGCAGGAATGTCTTTTAAAACAATCTAAATCCTGTTTTTGAGGCCTCCGAGTTTTTAAGATGGCAAAAAACGGCTGATTTTGCTTtcgcatgtttaaaaaaaacaacaactaagatcgatttttatgttttcaaaagtgaccttttgtgtcttttctcccCAAAACCAGATTATTTGAGCTCCGTCCTCCAGCTGTTCGTTGGTTCTCTGCAGAGCTCAAAGGGAAAccgtggggtcagaggtcaggccTTAAAAGACTTCACCTAAACAAGAAGGTGAACTCAGCACCGTCTTCAGGGGAATGATGACAGCAGCGAGTCACACGGagaggcctcctcctcctcctcctcctcctcctccttcacctcctcctcctcctccacctgctcctcctcctcttcttcctcctcctcctcctcttcctcttcctcttcctcctcctcctcctcctcttcctcttcctcctcctcctccttctcctcttcctcttcctcctcctcctcctccacctgctcctcctcctcttcctcttcttcctcctcctcctcttcctcttcctcttcctgttcctcgtcctcctcgtcctcctcctcctccacctgctcctcctcctcttcttcctcctcctccttctcctcttcctcgtcctccttctcctcttcctcctcctcctcttcctcttcttcctcctcctcctcttcctcttcctcctcctcctcctcctcctcctccacctgctcctcctcctcttcttcctcctccttctcctcttcctcctcctcctcctcctcctccacctgctcctcctcctcttcctcttcttcctcctcctcctcctcctcctccacctgctcctcctcctcttcttcctcctcctcctccttctcctcttcctcttcctcctcctcctccacctgctcctcctcctcttcctcttcttcctcctcctcctcttcctcttcctcctcctcctcctcctccacctgctcctcctcctcttcctcttcctcctcctcctcttcttcctcctcctcctccttctcctcttcctcttcctcttcctcttctttctcctcctcctcctcctccacctgctcctcctcctcttcttcctcctcctcctccttctcctcttcctcttcctcctcctcctcctcctccacctgctcctcctcctcttcctcttcttcctcctcctcctcctcctcctcctcttcctcctcctcttcctcctcctcctcctccacctgctcctcctcctcttcctcttcttcctcctcctcctcctcctactcttcctcctcctcctcctcctccacctgctcctcctcctcttcttcctcctcctcctccttctcctcttcctcttcctcctcctcctcctcctccacctgctcctcctcctcttcctcttcttcctcctcttcctcctcttcctcttcctcctcctcctccacctccttctcctcctcctcctcctccacctccttctcctcctcctcctcctcctcctcctcctccacctgctcctcctcctcttcctcttcttcctcctcttcctcttcctcctcctcctccacctccttctcctcctcctcctcctccacctccttctcctcctcctcctcctcctcagcagctGCCGGGGGTTCAAGAGGTCACGATGTTCACCTCTGAGTCACCGGGAGGTGAGACCAGACATCCCGTCTCACTCTTTTTGTCACGGGACGTTCGTTCAGACCAAAGAATTCATGCGTAAAGCGGTTAACGATGTCATATAAAACATCTGAGGAGGGGAAACATGTCGCTGTAAATACAAGAACCGCCCcccgtatatatttatatataaaattatatatataattatatatatatacaagtcACGTGTCCTGTAAGTAGTAAACGATAACAACAGTGCAAAGAAATACACATTACaatgtttaatattttaaaaacttttttataattttagattaaataaaagaatttaaatgaaaaagattGACTCTAAAGTgattaaattaaaaagcaaataaaaataaaaatgtattaatattaaatacattttcaaaataccGTGGGGTGACTTTTCACGTTTAGTGATGGGTAAAAAATATTAGGTGTGAAATGTAAGCATGAAAAAAGTACCACATCCTGTAGGTtggtttcatatatatatatatatatatatttgcatttctCAATCCACCCACCAGAGGGAGCTGTTGCATTGTCAAAGCTGAGGCGAGCGACCCAAAAAGTGAGTCAGGAGACCTCATAAAAAtatctttttcctcttcataTTCACATGAAGGTGGAGcctttcccagcatgcagctCGGCAGAACCACACCTAggttatgcccccccccccctcccccccacacacacacacaccccccccacccaggcTCACACAGATCTTTCACACACTGATATTCTTATTTAGTTCACAGTCTTTTGATCCAGCCGACCTGTAAACACGGCGGAggatgaaacagaagaacaaaacGATAGAGCAAGAATGTAAACATACATAAACAATAGAGAAATGCACATCAAGTGTACAAAGGGGTTACGCTGACGCCAGTGCAAAATAGAAAAGCAATAATAGTGAGATAAGTTTAGCAAAATGAGTGAAATAGAAAAAGTGAAACAAGAGCAGGAATATAAAGTGTGAAACGTGCTGTAGCATCCTGCTCAGGAGGGtctatttctttgtgtttcgTGTCGTGGTTCGGCTTGAACGCGTCGAAAAGCATGCGATTAAGAAACAGTCACAAGGACcacaaatcagtttttttttttaatcgagcagcagattattattatttttctttaatccaTATTTTACACGTACATTTGTTCTCGGACTACTTTCATGTTTTCGTTGGGCCTCCAGTCACAATACTTACCCGTACAACGATATTCTGGACAATAAGCTTCCAAACGTGTGGCGGCCTGGAGCTTAAAGCCAGTCGGTTGAGGAAGAAGTCACCTGACCGACGCAAAGCCCCTGCAGCCTGGGGAAGGAAACCCTGCAGCGGAGGATGTTGTAGCATTGCATCTGGTTGTGATGGCTCTTGTCcgtccacatacttttggccGTTTCCTGTGACTCACACACTTGGCAACGAGTTAACAGCTCCGTGCAGTTgccccttttcttcttcttcttcttcttcttcttcttcttcttcttcttgttattcttgttcttcttgttcttcttgttattcttgttcttcttgttcttcttgttcttcttcttgttcttcttcttgttcttcttcttcttcttcttcttcccctccgtGTCCTTGAAGGATTCAAACAATGAACCACTGTCGAGTCGACTGTTACAAATGTTACCGTCCAACGATCGAGCCCTCCGGCTGCATGATTACTggacacacatgtgtgtgtgtgtgtgtgtgtgtgtgtgtgtgtgtgtgtgtttaccggGTAACCGTGGAGACGTCGTACCAGGAGcaggatggaaaaaaagaaaaaaaaggaggagccCCGTGAGCAGCTCTGAAGGCATTCGGGCTTTACAGGCTCAAATACTACCACCGCAGATGGAAAttattctttctcttctttctcttcttttttccacCAACCCGGCGGATGAATGGAAGCAGTCAGCGAGTCCCAATCAGGCTATGACTCCATATCACAAGTAAAACAGGGGAACAAACGGCCCACTGTtagcagaaagaaaacacaaacagatgcaCACTGGATTATATTAAATTTTAATGTGCACAGCGTGATATTGTACAGTAAAAGCAAGGAagggaaacaaatatatatatatatatatatttgatataacGAATATAACCTTTGgagcttaattaaaaaaaaatcaggtgCTGGGATGTTACTGCCCCTCCATCCCTGTGAGAAGACAGCAGGTAGATGGAAAGGTGACGGAGTCAAAGCGTAGTGTAGTGTctcaataaccccccccccccccctcacagaaACCACACCCGGCCCGACAGTCAGAACAATTTTACTTTGGGGtaaaagaaattaagaaaaaacaagaaaaggatGGATGGGATGCAAAAAGAATGACcagatgacaacaacaaaaatgcataatataataaaaatcacACATTCCATCTCACATTATCTTAATTCCAATGCATTAACCTGTGCAAGTACCACAGAGCGTAATAAACATCTCCAACACGAGCTCGTCGGCGCACGTCCGCTGTGCAGAGCGTGCATAAAGTAACCGCTATATGCTAATAGATTAGCTATATGCTATATGCTAATAGACTGGAGATGCTCGGAGTGCTACTCACTGACAATACTTTCGCATAGATTAGTGCACTGGAACGAGGCCACAcccatacagtacatacaggaCATTAAAACGACAAGTTAAACCCTCAAAGTTCTTCATATTCATAGTgtaggaaaaaataaaaaataaaaaataaaaaagcattcaCTGCGGGACTACGGTGCATTTAAGAGCTTCACTGAAACATGGGAAAAAAGGCCAACGCTGGTCAGTCGAACCCCCGTTGGAGTTCAAAAATAATACTTtgtgtataaaaacacattctcaGTCACACACGAGGACGACGGTGGTGACGGGAGGTTTTCAGGTGGGggcggagcaggaagtggagcaggaagtggagcaggaagtggagcaggaagtggagcaggaagtgcGTGAGGCGGTGGCGGACGGCGAGGTGACGCAGGTGCAGGAACGAGGGCGGGTTCAGTGTGTCAGACTGCTGGGAGGCCGGGccaagggggggaggggggaaggggggggggggcagagggggcggggctgttGCTGTTTTTCGGCTTGTGGCCTCGTTTGGATTTCGCTGAGTCAGATAGGATTTGGCAGCACTCACTCGTTCtcattgacccccccccccccacgaccgCCCCGCCCAAcagtttcaaacacacacacacacacacacacacacacacacacacacacacacgctaataAGCGCGAGAGAAGACAGTGATACGCCCTGACATCCCCTCTTCACATGAAGCTCTCCACTGAAGGAATGGGAGGAGTTTACTCTGGTCGCTTGCTTGATAAACAAATGAAcagggagggaagaagaaacaaacacaaacaacaacaacaacaacaacaacaacaacaaccaaacctCCGGAGAACGACCCTTTGATTTCCCGTGCCCGCAAACACTGGAGTAGAAAAAGACTTCTCGTTTCCCCAGAggtctcttctccttcttcttgccCTCCAgccctcccttcttccctcccctctttttttccaaTCCTCCTCTTCCGCcgggcgcggggggggggggggggggggtacacacGCTACACCTCCTTGGCGGTGCTGATCCGGATGCCGCCCAGGCACTTGCCCATGGCCTCGAACAGCGGGTCGCAGAAGGTGTGCACGCAGATGGAGTAGACGCGGCTGACGCAGTGGATCTCGATCAGGTAGCTCTTGACGCACGGCACCACGGCCCAGATGTGCAGGAAGGACAGGATGGCGAAGAACACGCCCCAGATGAGCGCCAGGGGGATGCCGACCAGCGCCGTGAGCAGCCGGTAGCACCAGTACTTGGTGacggtgaaggtggtgaagctGGCCTTCCACACGCCGTCGAAGCTGTAGGTCCCCGCGGGCTCGGCGATCACGTCCTCAAAGTCTAcctggagagggggagggggggggggggggggggggaggaggagttaGAAGAGGCTGGCAAAGAAAGTCGACCGTCTGACtacgatttatttttttaaactcgagtttgtccgtcgccattttgtttgtgtcaatgtgtcaatcaactttcatgaactgaaggCTCACGGGGCTACAATGTTGTtttagcaacctgtcaatcaccttgtggccccgccctaaagcacagtGCAGgatgctctctctcacacacacacacacacacacacacacacacacacacacaatgcaggttacaatctcacacacacacacgcacacagtgcaggttacactctcacacacacacacacacacacacacagtgcaggttacactcacacacacacacacacacacacacagtgcaggttacactctcacacacacacacacacacacacagtgcaggttacactctcacacacacacacacagtgcaggttacactcacacacacacacacacacacacacacagtgcaggttacactcacacacacaagcttcacTCCCTGTTAACATGTCAGAGATTGAGGGTGTGATTCCTGGCAAGATTCACATCTCTGACTGGTACACAGTCTAACCATCAACACACAGCCCCGCccgaaaatacacacacacacacacacacacacacacacacacacacacacacgcacacaaacacacacacacacacacacgcacacaaacacacacacacacacacaaacacacacatacacacacacacacagacacacacacacacacacgcacacgcacacaaacacacacacacacacacacacacacacacacacacagacacacacacacacacgcacacacaaacacacacacacacacacacagacacacacacacccacacacacacacacacacgcacacacaaacacacacacacacacacacacacacacaaacacacacacacacagacacacacacacacacacacacacacacacacagatggaccAGATGGAGTCAGGTAGTAAAACCCTCTCAGCTGTTTGGTGGTTTAACGTCTGAATGATGATCCGGCTGAGTCGAGTTCCTCAAAGCTTTTAGCCGTTGTAAACACTCACTGTGTGGtagtcttcttctttttgtgtgtgtgtgtgtgtgcgtgtgtgtgtgtgtgtgtgtgtgtgtgtgtgtgtgtgtggagtttaACAGAAGGAAAACTGTACAGTTAGTGACGGTTGAAACAACCTGCAGAAACTCAGCGTTCATCAGCAGCAGAAGCTAAAGACGgagacgtcctcctcc
Above is a genomic segment from Cyclopterus lumpus isolate fCycLum1 chromosome 6, fCycLum1.pri, whole genome shotgun sequence containing:
- the cav1 gene encoding caveolin-1, which translates into the protein MTGGLKDGVKEEEFLHSPFIRKQGNIYKPNNKDMDNDSLAGKTMEDVHTKEIDLVNRDPKRINDDVVKVDFEDVIAEPAGTYSFDGVWKASFTTFTVTKYWCYRLLTALVGIPLALIWGVFFAILSFLHIWAVVPCVKSYLIEIHCVSRVYSICVHTFCDPLFEAMGKCLGGIRISTAKEV